One window of Caldisericia bacterium genomic DNA carries:
- a CDS encoding type II 3-dehydroquinate dehydratase codes for MKRILVINGPNLNMLGVREKNIYGEKGLDWIQRKMEEEGKRFKFSLTFFQSNHEGEIIDKI; via the coding sequence ATGAAAAGAATACTTGTAATTAATGGACCCAATTTGAATATGCTCGGTGTGAGAGAAAAAAATATTTATGGTGAAAAGGGTTTAGACTGGATTCAGAGGAAAATGGAAGAGGAGGGGAAGAGATTTAAGTTTTCACTCACATTCTTTCAGTCAAATCATGAGGGAGAGATAATAGATAAAATT